The nucleotide sequence CAATAAACCACAGAAGGGCTTGGGTGATTATGTCTCCCTTCGTAAGTTGTCAACACATAATCAGGATTGCTCGTATCTCTCTCGATCTTCTTCTTCACGATGCAATTGGCGTTCGAACACTTGTGGTAATGCCTGTTTCAAATAATTAACACAAATCGCTTAGTAAACTCTGTCAGATTCTATATGATTTGTAATATAATGGTTTGGTTATAATCAGCTATATATAATAGATAGTGTGGTCCAATAATAATAGAACCAGTGTTAGCTTACAGATAACAATATCGTCATTTATATGTCCACTTGAAATCAATGGTAACATACAACAAAGAACTTAAGTATTATATTCCCATGTGTTAATTGTTATAAGCTTAAGTAACAACTTGTGAGTAGTGAACATAAAACTGGAGCATATGAACAATTTTTTAGTTAACAGAATAATAAGTCcttgaaaagttaattagtttgtATTCAGTAGAcgttaattaatatattatattatatgccTTACACTTATTGTATATTTAGAACACATGGTCCACATGAATATATAAAACCAACACACACtgagatatattatatatatgctgatggcatatatatgtatatatatctgcATGTTGGCTTTTATACACATAAACATACATATAGAAACATGCATTTGAACACGAAACATCTCCTCTGAAGAAGGAACACTAACAATATTACATAGTATATGAGAAACCTTATTAGTCGAAACTCATAAAGGGGTGCTAAttcttaattataaatataatgattattgaaactttatcttttttttttggaacacactttatcatatttatataatcgAATTTTGTAGGTAGAAACAAGCTCATACAAATTGTTGTGTGATTGACTGATTTCTGCAATGAATAAATGTGTAACACAGAGAAACTGAAACTCCTAgactttggttttattttatttcttactaAACCGATGAACAAGGTTTTGTCTGATTTTGACATACCTCGGTGGCTTAGTGCAAAAAGAGCTGCAGTAGTTAACTTGTAAAACTCAGAGCCTCGACCATGTAAACAAGTTGGCTATTTGACACTTAACTAATACACACACTTTAAGAGATGCATACTTCCTTAATTATCAAGTGGACATATTTCATTTGCGATACTCAAAACCAACACAAACTATAGTTTTTAgcaaaaaacaaagacaaaaaacaCAAACTATAGCACAAGGAATATGCAAATCCTATTATTCAAGTTGtcataaactttaaatataagcATGTACGAGTCGataaatcgtaactatatataaaaataattatgcaTCCTAACGAAGTTAGAATCAATGATTTACCTCGGAAATGGACTGCCCCTTATCGGTTTCTTGCCGTATTTCCTCCATTTAAATCCGTCATCTAAAGCAATTTCTTCAATAGATTTCGTTTTAAACACGTGAATAATCGGATCATCTTTgtgtctcttcctcttcttgatctcaGTTTTGTCCCctctatataaaattattatagtttGAAATATATCACTGTTATCATATATGGTAATTAAGCTGTATGATAGAAAATTTTGACTTACATTTCAAGGCTCATAGGTGAGGTAACTAGGCTTGTTTGAAGGGGACTTGTGACTTCTGCAGCCAGTAATTTCTCAGATGAAGTCCAACTCAAGGTGGGTGAGTGATCCTCGAGGCTGATTTGTTCCATGATCATCTGAAAAGCATCATCATAATCATCGGATGTGAAAGTTATAGGGAAATCTATGaaattagggttagggtttgaaGGGTAGTTCATTTTCTTTCAAGAATGTTGTTTAGTGTTTCTTGGCGTTGTTGAACTAGGAGGAGGAGGGATCTTGTTAAGCACATATATACTGTTTATATATACACCAAAATCTAAgggaaaaaatcaaataaataatataacatCACCAAAGTGTCTTTGCATTTAAATAagtgataaaataatatttatggcTACTATCATGCGCTGATTCAACGAAACTTCTTGAATGGAATTACTACAACGACAAGTGTTTTTCTTTATTAGTATTAGtattatttattactatttCACATCTTAAAGGTTTTACAGATGTGGAAGCCCCCTGATACAGTGATTTAACCAAAGATTCATTAATGTTTATACACCAAGATgtctgaattttaatttttggaaaaaacataattatccGAATTAATGGAAAAACAGCgtacaagagattataaaaagGTTTTACAGATTTTCTTTGAAGTTTGTCCAATCAAATCCTCGAGTTTAAGGTCACGGGTCCCTTGACAATAATGTTACACTAATTAATCACTTTTGATAAAAGCTAGATCCTGAGTGGATTTAGCTAGCAAGCGAACCAATAGATGATGGTTTCAAAATCTTTTGAAATCGAAATATTTTGCGTACCTTTAATCCAAGTCTTTTGATTAGGATTAAACCTAATATATTTTCTAGgagtctttaaaaaaaaatcttttttaggGATTCTTAGATAGAATTTGCTTGTATGCAGGTTAGATCCAGGATTTTCTTGCATCTCCTTGCTATTTCATCAGAAATAAATTCACATTCTTGACaaaaaaatggtttcaaaatcTTACCAAAAACCTAGCTCTGGTTAAcaatattaatgattttaagCTTTCACCTGTTTTTCTACAGACTACAATACCAAGTACTTTATATCGTAATATAATGTTGTCGCGGTACACAGAAAAATCGTAATATTGATTATTCACGAAAGTGGTCAAATATTTAGATACAGTTTTAAAGGCATCATGATTCATGAGTATTCATGCTAAATGTATCAAATTGCAGGAATTACTATTTTCGTAGTTGACAATTTGTTTATAATCATGGATCTGTATGCTGCAAATGAAATTACTATATGACCATGTCTCCTGAGTCTTTCGAACTTTGGCCTAATCAAAAGAGTGACAACCGTTTTTGGTATTATAACATGAAAAATTTAACACTTAAAGAGATCTTTTACGGATCTTATGCTTATAGGACAAGTAGTTCCATggttatttatttctaaaagtAATACTCAATGCCTTATAGGGCACTGCAAGTAgtctttaaaagaaaagaagtatGGTCAAACACCAACCTTTGCATGCGTCgccaaattaatatataaacaagCACCTATCGCATTTTAAGAAATTCAATAAATTGTTACCAACTTACCATCactgatagttttttttttttttcgagcCAGTGGTTAATTAATTAACTCTCTTTAACAAAATTCTAAACTATTCTTAAAAGCTTGTGAAACATGTAAAGTGCGACTTTTCTTTATAGCCATGTAGGACGCGCACCTTATGTTacctatattttgaatttataaacaaaacttTAGAATTATAAAGTCTCGAATATTCTAGCAACCAATGTCGAGATGTAATAGTTGCTATAATATCTTATTGCATGGTGATATTTGTAGTGTATATAACTTGCTGGTTACTTCTTAGCCTCTAACTTTAATAAGGTCGGAGGCAATGACGTCAGGGAGATGACGTCAACCGTCTTACGTAATTTTCCGTTTGCTGATTGCCGTGGAGCCGAGCTAATTAGTTTTaagcaaaaataattttataattatatggcTTTTGTCGTTGGTACTTCGTAGGCACATGACTGATCAACGATGCTCGTGATTGCCACGTGGAAAACTTCATTTTTGAAGGACCTTCTTTATAGCATATTCCTCGTTTCTTGATCTTGCGCGATAAATTCACAAGCGTGAAAGTACTTAAACCTTTTTATTCAAGTCTTATCACCTCATCCATCAACTATGGCTGAATACGTTAGCTCTATGTTTTCTTAAGCtgtttatttctctttttgAGTTGTGTTTACATTCTTTTCAGTTTTTAACAAAAGTTATTGACGAAAAAAGTAGGAGAACGAAGCTTGGTCGCCAAGTGGTAAGGAGAACGGTTTGGAATGTCATAACATTTCAAGTTCGATTTATCTGTCATGCAAAACtaagttacattttttttggtcatcCTATGCGGATATAGACTactgttttttttgtctatttGAATATCCGGAAGAGAATCTATCTGTTGGAATGCACGTTCCCTTCGAAGGTTaggtttgtatttttaatagacttagtttaacattttttctaagttacaaaaaaacaagtagtagaaaaaacaaaacgactataataaaccaaaaatggCAAACAAGACAATTAATAGTCAAAACACCGATAGTAATTAAAACGAGAGTGAGAAGCTGGGAacaaagatgaaaaataaatgTTTGGACAACGTTTCTGTAAAATCTTAATTTCTGATAATCAATATTGATGCATGTATTCTCccaatagaagaaaaaaatgatgcatgtattcttaaaaaaaaatgtaaaaaaaacaaaagatatttatttggttatatatatcactatgtatatttatctttttggttgcttatttaaaaaatattatatgattaaaCATGTTTGAGATAAGTTGTAGAACGATGGATGTTTAATATTAAGTGAgccaaaaacatataaaaatattaagtagtgattgtatattaattaattagtgAATAAGTAGTTTGAATCTTCCAAAATTAACACATCGATCATCCCCGATGGATGGTGAATCTCACATACTGAGTAAACGAACATGGAAAAATAAAGAGAAGGTTAACTATTTCACATTAGCTCGCGGGGGTTGCAGTTTCATTCTGCACCTTAAAAAGTATTGGTTATTAACTTATTATATGAGTCCGATCTTGATAAAAAAACCAACTAACTATACATAAAAGAACagttctttttgtttgttaataaAGCTGTATATTTTGGGGTTCTTACATAAACAATTTACTACAATACCAgttctatttttaatgaaatgatCATTCCTGGAAGGTTAACAATGCTTTGTGTGTTTACAAGTTACAAGTTGGGAATTCACTATCTGGGAGTTGCTACTTGCTACTTGCTACAATACGAATATTTCACAGTGATTTTCACTGTTACAATAAAGTATCTACTTTTACATGATTGAAAGATCAGTATAACATCCGTTTTGCGAGAGTTTTGTAAGAATAAAATGTGATGCCATATTGAATATCTTCCATATATAAACGGTTGTTGGTCTCGCATGTTGGACATAGTCACGTTGACTCATTCGctataaatttcaaataacCGAGAAGAGCTGTGCCTACTAGACATTATGTCATCTGAAGAAACTTCTCGGTTAATATGGTTGacaaaaccaaaaacatttttttcttttacttaatTGTATTTTAGGCTTGGTTAACTAATATTTGATGCAAAAATCTAATATTCTACTAAAAATCATAGTCATATACGTTGTAATTTCATTTGGTTCATATGGTtcatatcccttatatattaattgagaaacattacttctttttgtagccacgtggcatcactagaatgattcttaaaatcattagagaaatatgttgattcatctaattatataaaaagttttttattaaactaaccataaatttattattagtgttatttattatttccttaagtaaaagttacggaattacctaatgtagctaaagtatatatatagcaattaatgattttgaataataatgatttgataaaaattaatgtatatccatcataattgattaattttaaactattaaaataaattaaacaaccacattaaccgtataataaaaatttagatttttctgtgtatatatgttatattttgaattttaaaaaacgaatataaattactaaaactgttaaaagtctcacattcaaattttgtgatccatggtttaaaattttttttatgacaaaatacagatgatacaaaatcatataagtaaaaagtctagtttaattaattattaagattaaaagatatatatatatatatatatatatatagagagagagagagagagagaaaacttcATAGGATACCcctttttagtttatttcaCAAAAATATCTCTCAAGTATATTtttaccctagggttaactaatctagacttagggtttagagttaatgggTGAGGTTTTTGgagatagagtttcaaatttaaaaattaaaaaaaatataaaaaaattaaaataaaaagggctattttgatcattttttagggctatttttgtgacaaaaacttaaaaagatatttgagagaattgcccatatatatatcgttttaaattaaactatataccatataaaatacataaataattaattttgaaatctactttgaacaattttattttgataaaagtttcGAACAAACattgaaaagtttaaaaaaattataaattactaaaactattatccccacaatgaaaattttgttaatagTAATTGaaagtttttgctataaaaaataaaaatgatcaaaaagcCATATGAgtataaaacatcatttaatagataaatattaaaaatatattttgtatgttaatatcatttaaattaattatatatcctaccaaatagaaaaaaatattgtttggattaataaaactgatttatatgttcccactaatttaattatatatgtaatagttactgacttttaattattcaaaatatatttattatttcataataaaaatatataatacataaaataatttttatatataacgttTATCCCTCGCAAGAtaatcttaacctaagtatcaTGTTATATTAAACTCACATACATGTGACTATTCAATAAACTCAAATTTATTTGACTGAATTTTGGAAATTGTGATTTGCTGGTCGTATAGAATTGTGTGTCCGTATATTACGAATggcaattaaaaatatattactttgCAATATTTGCAAGAATTATCATTAAAAATTGATAAGCTAACGTCATACATGATTCACTACTGAGTTCAAATATCGAATTGTTAAAAGTGAGTAGGTGTATAATATAcaactaggtgttttgtccgTGATGCGgacttaaacattttcataaatttttgaaaagttctttaTACACAAGttctttgtacactatattcattactaaaataaatcttaaaataactcaatgttatatttttaattatataattaaaaaaaaaatatttgattaatatttaattatataatttatgtttttaacgttttactaaaatactttttcagataacaatacaatatatatatagaaattatctttttattatatttttagattttggataattcaatattctatttttaattatataattaagaattttatttaattaatatttagttatataatttctgtttttaactttttagttaaagactttttcagataacaatacaatatatacaaacgttatctttttttttaaaattatattttcagattttggataattcttactattcttaatattaatcaattatctaatcaaaattaattaaaattttgtttttattttttaatttatttatacattttatttattaagggtataaacgatattaaccagtctaacttttaacgtgaaaaATCTATTGCAAAAATTTactttgcaaataatagtatagatctaAAATCTACGAGTCAATTAGAAATCGCATAAGCACATTCTTGACCACAAAGTTTTGAGGGGTAATCTCATTAGATAAGGACAAGAACCAACCAGTTGTCGTCGGTCGTCCagattcttttaaaatattagatgAAAGAGCAAAGACCATATATAACAGGAAGATGCTAGTGAGTTTCCGAATATTTGCGGCTATTTAATTAGTTATATGAATTTTGTAGTGAATGAGTTTGTCATATGGCTGAATGGTAGAaactttatacttttttttttgttctaaactTCTTTTGATATAAACCTTACTATTTGCCAGTCAAATCCACAATCCTATATGGCTAACTGAAAGATTCGTTTGTAGTGAAACAATGTTGTTTGAAGATTAAAGCTGAGTGAACATTCAAAAGGGAATTGTTAGGTAATTGATCCACCAATCAATCACAGTGTTTTCATAACAGTCGTCAGATCCTGCACTCAATCTCTATTTCTCAAATATTTAGAGtagttttctaattttcttagAAATATCTGCGAGAGGTTACATCTAAAGATGCTTTCGCATATGCTTTTTTATAATGGGAATTtgtcaaatatgactcaaaacttgattttaaatgcaaaattatatccaaacttgaatcaaatgcaaaaaataactcaaaagccttgtgaaattataACCAGCCTCTTATAACCAAACAATAAAACATAATTCAATTTTACGAATATAACCCAATAAAGTTGTCTGAGTTTTATAAGTCTTCTAAGGTTCATAAAGTCttctataatttataaattttgtaaaaaatattttgataggggaaaaattgaaattatgtaattataaacaattgtaaatgatataaattgagatataataaaattggaaTTTTCTTAACATAGATTAGTGAAaatagtgagtcatgatattctttggtttagggtttgacaacatatgttgtagtattgtattgTTAGAGTTAGTTTTTGAgaagcttaatttttttttgaaactatatttTGATCTATATGCGTTTAGTTTTGTGCTtattaaacactttttaagttgtatttaagtttaataaaaataaatttatttagttagttatttgagtttagggtatatTTAGGGTGTAGAcaacttccaggaagtcttccagacgacttccagaaagtgttcttttgttttttacgttagaagacttccaagtCTTCcgagttaaaaatattaaagcgTTCTTATTtgctctaaaaatattttattttctcactCAAATTCTTGAAGTCGTCTTGACGATTTCCAGAAAGtcttattgtgtttttttttacgttagaagtaggcctgggcattttatcCGGACCCGAAGATCCGATCCGAAACTGACCCGAAAAAACCTGGTTCGGGTAGGAACCGACCCGATCAAATTACCCTATCGGGTCTTTGTTGCAGAGGACCCGCGGGTCTTGGACCCGACCCGACCCAAATCCGAAACCCGATGGGTACCcgaattaataatataaattaaataaaatgcatcAAGGGGGAATCGAAGACGGGTTATTCATCTAGAGAACATGGGGTCAACCACTAGGAGACAACGAATTGTTGTTGTATCTcgaataatttaatatatatacacattttaatataataaaaacacaaattttgaataaaatttcgaatatttttggatatataaatattaatcagatattttttttgaatttttaggtcttttttaaattga is from Brassica napus cultivar Da-Ae chromosome A4, Da-Ae, whole genome shotgun sequence and encodes:
- the LOC106420725 gene encoding probable WRKY transcription factor 59, coding for MNYPSNPNPNFIDFPITFTSDDYDDAFQMIMEQISLEDHSPTLSWTSSEKLLAAEVTSPLQTSLVTSPMSLEIGDKTEIKKRKRHKDDPIIHVFKTKSIEEIALDDGFKWRKYGKKPIRGSPFPRHYHKCSNANCIVKKKIERDTSNPDYVLTTYEGRHNHPSPSVVYCDSDDFDLTSLNILSFQTRTYKYSHSAP